From Acinetobacter lwoffii, a single genomic window includes:
- a CDS encoding DUF6176 family protein has product MPLNNLKATGSGRFFHINHLYNDDIQKKIKIMDVGAVLIQLKPLHMQQVHDWQRTLKARQDEVIETLKAEQVHVESWFYLQLHGQDYLIAYMRADNIQKAQNIAKLSTFPIDQVHKQFKTSWQAVYPAELLLDATVT; this is encoded by the coding sequence ATGCCTCTTAACAACTTAAAAGCGACCGGTTCAGGTCGCTTTTTTCATATAAATCATTTATATAATGATGATATTCAAAAGAAAATTAAAATTATGGATGTCGGCGCAGTTCTCATTCAACTTAAGCCCTTACACATGCAGCAAGTTCATGACTGGCAGCGTACTTTGAAAGCACGTCAAGACGAAGTAATTGAAACGCTTAAGGCTGAACAGGTTCATGTCGAGTCCTGGTTTTATCTGCAACTTCATGGTCAGGACTATTTGATTGCATATATGCGCGCCGACAATATTCAAAAAGCGCAAAATATTGCAAAACTCAGTACTTTCCCAATTGACCAAGTGCATAAACAGTTTAAAACTTCATGGCAAGCGGTTTATCCCGCCGAATTGTTATTGGATGCTACAGTTACCTGA